Genomic segment of Hydra vulgaris chromosome 08, alternate assembly HydraT2T_AEP:
AATTAGGGAATCCATTGATGCATCAGCtgcaagtaatataaaaaattctgcAAGTGCTGTTCTTTCTTGCTGAGGACAATCTATTCCAGTTATCATTCTGTTAAAAGCAGCTTTAGCATAAAGgggtataaaaaaatctaaagaggcttctaaaaataatacatcATGATTATCGCAACCATTCTTTATAGTTTCGCAAACAGTGCGGATAGATTTTCTTGCTTGTGCAAAATCTTTGGGGTCTTTTTCTTTGGTATTTGGAATGAAACAACGATCAAATCTGCggaatgttgtttttgaaacttcttCAATTTCTGAAGTCTCAATAGGTTTTACAAAGGTTTGCTTAAACCCAATACCAAGTTTCGTTCCATCACAAGCTAAAATGCGATTGTTGTCTCCACACATTGTGCACTGTTCTCGGAAGTCAATCCCCATGTGAGAAGTCCATCCAAAAAACCaattaataaaaactgaatGTGACATAAATGGCAAAGTATTGCTGCACATACGTTTGTACCGATTACACATATTGGTAACATACCCGCTAAAAGTTTGACCACTGGTTTGAACCGAATCAACAAAGTCCCAACCAATTTCATACCCAGCGCATGTAGATGAGGATAATCGAAACACGCAATGCTCTGCACCATCCCAATACCTTATACATGACAGTCTGACACAACGTCGAAAAAAAATCTGCACTAGTATAACACCTCTGTCTGTATATAAATTGGATGTGCCATTCGGGAAAAGTTTTCCTTCTGGATAAGCATCGGTAGTCCATCCAGCCTAAAATATAACTCAATTAACCTAAAAGGTAATACAGTAtcctttatttaaaatgttgcataaataattttaaaaattgcgtGATATTActgatataattaaaagtaaaaacctaCTCCACATTCGCAAACACCATCGAAGGATAAACCGATTGATTATGTATCCATTggattcttttatttaattctccTACCAATCTTGGAGAAAATGGATCTTGATCCACTTGTTGTTTACTAGGTGCACTAAAGCCAAATTTCCATAAACCAGTCACATCATCAAATAAATCAATCCACTAGAAATACactaattatattaaaaaaataaaataattgaaaaattgaaaaagtaaaattgaaaaCTCTTATATTTCCAAACATCTTTTGGAATTTTACATggatttatttatcatatatttattatattattattattctctTAATTTCATGAGATGACAGCAGACTTTGCTTACACTTTCACTTGTTAAGTATTTTAAAGCCCTTTTAGAGCCTTCATTAACCGTGCACGAAGAGTTGTGACATTGAACAACTCTCCTATTACTACCTGAAACCTTATAAATAGTAACAATAGCTACTGATTGATTTTCCACAACagaaaatttattgacattaagTCGTGATGGTAATTCAATAACTGGAATTGAAGAAAACTTGAGCCCTTCATTCATCACAACAACATTTATATAACACGTATCAGTTGATGCTGGCTCTACAAATGGAGCCAACAGAGAAAAAAGGCTTTTTAACAAACGGACATGCAGGCAATAATTTACAACAGTAGCATCTACATGGCTGCttgaaattgaaaatatcttgCATGAACAATTATAAATTGGAGACAAAGTTGAACTTGTGACACTGATATGAATGAAATCATTGCACTAAGTATAAccaatgaattatttttttttgtgaaaattaaaaaaaattggtatttacattttttaaaggtacttgatataaaaataataaaaaattacaataaatttacttacaAGGAAATCACCAGTATCAGAATCATAGTCTTTCATTAAAACTATATGTGTGGCTTCATCTATATATCTCCATTTTAAAACACCATGATTGAACAACTGTCCACAATaatattgaaacaaatttaattgaACAGACGATGTGTTCTGCAAAAAAGGCAATTTATCTGTTGAATATTGGAGTTCTTCAACTTCATTACTGCTAATAATTGGTGATGACATGTcaatagatattttattaaaaggcCTTTTACGATGCCCATAAGTTTTacctaaaaattaaagtttccaaacatcagtatatatatatatatatatatatatatatatatatatatatattatatatatatatatatatatatatatatatttatatacatatacatatatatttatttatacatatatatttatatatacatatatatttatatatacatatatatttatatatacatatatatttatatatacatatatataaattcaaataaatttataaacaaatttaaattaaattattgacaTTCCATTCCTGTTCTACAAATGTTAAATTGttgtaatatttattgatatttatttttataggttGTAGTTAAATGTTAgcattaattataaaacttacttTGTTTCTTATCACATGGTACAACAGCATCAATTTTACCCATCGAAACCtctgaaatttgtaaaaaataaaataaagttagtaAAACGAATAAGTTATAGATGGAGTCAAATTTGTTTTctcataatttaaagttaacaaagttttgtttgataaaacttacttttttcctTAGCATATGGGATAGTTATATCATTTTTACCCAAAAGAACCTCTAACAATGCTAAGACTATTTTGCCAGGATCTTCACGATAACAACATGcctaagaaataaaaatctgaaaacctaaataaataaataaaaatctcaattaTCAATtgattatcaaaataaaatgaaaatcttaaaatgaagagagattttaacatttatagaaaaattcaTAATCTTAGTATACTTGTATGATTCTATTTCTTGGGGAGGCAGGAACATATCTAGTACAAGTTGGTAATCTTTGCTCAAACTTTACATTAGTGGATATCTGATTGCACCAGCTCCAGAAATGATCATTCGGTATAGatgttaaaatgtaaatttgctCTTCTAAAGTCAAATTGTTTGATTGCTCTAATTTATAGCTAAATACTTTACCATTGTCATCTCTGACACAACGATAATCCAACAAAAGCTTTTCCCAATAATCATTTTCACCAtcagaataaagaaaaaatctaaattaatggTACAAAATAATAGACACTTCAACAGactatttattaaagttaacttaactaatttaataattttaaagttatttaaaaataaaattaatttagtaaaaatggtGCAATGTTTTCACACAAcacaaaacaataaaagtaaaatgaatCAAATCTATGTCACCTTTTATTATCAGATGCATTGGATGTGGACCATTTCTGGATTTTGTACATTGAataacacaatataaataaacatttgctGCTTTTTGATTCAATGTGTGGCTTAATTTgattgaaaagtttttgaatactacttttgttatttgaaatttgtctgtcataaaacttattttttgaaaaaattggtgtttttcttcctaataataaaattaaaaattgtatacatAAATGTATGTCACtgtctctctctttatatacaaaaaaagaatacacACATAAGGTCGGCGATATTTTACCGAcctcttttctattttttatggtTAAACCAATgtgaataaatgtttttgcctaattaaaacagtttaaagtcggaatatatataaatagatatatagaatacatacatacatacatatatatatatatatttttttttaaaaaaattaaataccatGTGGTTTTTGCTTTTGATAAAGGTTATCTTGCCTTTTTGAATGGGATTCTACATCTTGACTTGTGTAAACTTGATAGGGAAGAActgaattaatttcaaattttacttttaattttgcatGAATGAGGTTATGATAACATCCACTTAAACTACCAAACTCAAAATATCTGGCAATATAATTGGCACCTTCAGCAGAtggtaaagaaaataaaacacaatacaATAAACAATCACTTGAACCAGAAGATGCTAGTGAAAGAAAGTTGTCCTCTGTCTTGAACAATGGAGATTTACCTACCAAAAATTCAGATTCCATTATTTCTGTTGTTTCAATGATAGCTTTTATACCATCTGAACACTTATTTAGATTGGAAATCATCACTTCTAAATTGGCTTCCACtaaattgttcaaaatataattaaatatgctttgctaaaactcaaaatataacttattatatagaGTATGTCGTTAGTAGCTTAGTTATTTACTggtataatatttatatcagATAATCATAGTAGACAATGTAAGTTACAAAACTGACAAGGTGTTGCTACTATTATAAACactattttattgtatatactGTTGTAAAATATTGGACTTAAGTATAAGccttaatacaaaattaaatattattataatctaCAATAAAATAGTAGCACGTCATTATTGcaagaaactttataaaactttttaaattttttcaaataacaaacttttgctatttgaaaataaatcaaatataaatactaaCTTTTAATATCTTCACTTTGAAACGCTCtttgagaaagtaaataaagtataatgAAGTCTAAAATCACAAGATCAACCTAATAATCACAAGAtcaatgtatatattattttcacctttaaaaacatttagggCCTTAGTGAGGCTGGTTACATTTAATAGgctattaattaaatattatactacATTATCAATGTAgtacataaatattataataaagatcttatcaaatatattgtatactgtaaaataatttaattaaaatattttttaaatataatcaatcaataaataatatactttaaaatatagattcaaggttatttacaaatagtaaattaacaatattaatgaaACAcctaatgttatatatatgtattatatatatatatatatatatatatatatatatatatatatatataaatatatatatacatatatatatgtatatatatatatatatatatatatatatatatacatataaatatatatacatatatacatatatacatatatacatatatacatatatacatatatatatatatatatatatatatatatatatatatatatatatatatatatatatatatatatatatatatatatatatatatatatatatatatgaatatatatatattaatatatattcatatatatatatatatatttatatatatatatatattcatatgtatattcatatatatatatatgtgcttTATAAAGGAGGGAGGACATTCaccaataaatacaaaaacattattGTAAACAGGCGTCAAAAATCATCAACctattaaaaaatctcttaaatcTTTAGTGGTCGAAAACGAGacttaggtttattttttttcaaagtataaagCCTGtatcagcatattaaatcctaatAAACTATGataaaacagctgttaaaaatgtgattaaaaacacacaaaaatttgaatttgttatatttgcaagGCAAATTAATTTCTAAGGATTATAtccttaatatataataataataacaataataatataaatttaatatatatgtatatatatatatattatttatacactatttattgtatgtgtgtgtgtatatatatatatatatatatatatatatatatacatacatatatatatatatatatatatatataatatatatatatatatatatatatatatattatatatatattatatatatataatatatatatacatatagatatatatattatttatacactatttattataaatagtgtataaataatatatatacatatatatatatatataaatatgtatattatatatactatatatatatatatatatatatatatatatatatatatatatatatatatatatatatatatatatatatatatatatatatatatatatatatatataattggaAAATTTCATGTTAGAAGAAATAAATATCCCAATGTCTTGGATTGAATCAATTGATTCGATAGGCggatcaatatataaaaagtatgaatgtaCTGGTAATAGATTCTTACCGTACCATAGTTGAAAGCattttttggtatatatatttAGTCAACAATTATTTGACCATTGTGAAATTCTCATTAAAGTATTGACAAGGTTGATACTATTTCCGTCTTTTCTTGCTTGGTACAACTTGCTGTCGTCTGCAAAAAGCTTGATTCCATAATCCCCCTCAATACACGAGGTTATActgtttatgaaaattaaaaataaaatgggtcccaaaatagttttcttttttaaatatcagaCATATTATTGCAATTTTCCAGATCCTAGGTATAATATTTTTGGACATTGACATTTCAAACATAATAGAAAAAGGAATAACAATAACATTTGTAattgactttaaaaatatggcAGGATATCCATCAGGGGGTTAGGAAGATTTGGATAAAAGCCTTTGTAGAAAAGAAACAACAGCATTTTTGTGTTGTGGTAATCCTAAGACTAGTGTAATACCATTGTCAGTAACAAACACagagccaaaaaaaaaaaattcaaaagttgcaattttttacaatcatCTGTAATAAGAGAaccattatatacatatatatatatatatatatagatatatatatatatatatatatatatatatatatatattatatatatatagatatattatatatatatatatatatatatatatatatatatatatatatatatatatatatatatatatatatatatatatatatatatatatatatatatgtatatatatatatatatatatatatatatatatatatatatatatatatatatacatatatatatatatatatatataatatatatacaatatatatatatatatatatatatatatataatatatatatatatgatatatataaataaataatatatatatataatatattatatatatatatatatatatataatatatttatatatatatatatatatatgtatatatatatatatatatatatattatatatatatatatatatatatatatatatatatatatatatatatatatatatatatatatatatatatatatatatatatatatatatatatatatatatatatattatatatatatatatatatatatatatatatatatatatatatatatatatatagtgtaaaCAATCCTAGTTTGTATTGGCTGatttaagtaaaactaataTAATAGACAGTATAAAGCTAATATAAATAGATATGAACAAATATCTTTAGTTGATGTAAACaagctaataataataatccaAGCTAATACTATAATATTAGCTTggattattttaactataaataatccAATCGGACTATTTacaattcaaaaattcaattaataaagaaattttaatttaaataaagttttaaataacagcgttttaactttgattattaatatcataaacatcggattaaattattataaaacataaaaaaccaatGGATCAACATTATTTGGAATATTTCGATTTTTGACCATTTTAATCGAACCGGACTTAAcataacaacaaaaagaaaacaaccaATCAAACAACTAGAAATCTATGATCAGGAAATTGTATGTTTATACCCTCCTATCTTAAGATTGTTTTGAGCCCtggtaataaaaataagcaaacaaGATGTTTTTAAGACTTAAATTTCATCCTAACTACTGATTAAAAATCTTTGCAAGGTAACCATCCTAACTACTGATTAAAAATCCTAACTACTGATTAAAATCCAAACTActgattaaaaagttaaaaacctaACAACAAACCCGTTGCTATGGCGGTAATTAAGGAAGTCTGAAAACTAAGGTGCACTGaaacataattacttaaaaaattaaattaaattacatgtAAGAGTTTTCATATTACCAATCTCTGTTAAATTCTGCATcgaaatcaaatttaaaaaattttgtaatttttttttatttttgtgggGGTCTGCTACCTTAAAGGttgaaaattttgttgtatttcATCAGGCGGAGATGTACTTGATTCACGGGGCTAGGGAGTGTGGCATATCTtgattcattttaattaaaaaacggATCATATAAATCATCGTTTTAATCACACTTAATCAAGTACATCTCAGCTTTTAATCCTATCAGCAAACATCGATATGCTCATTATTTTTCTATACTCTTCATTATCttaagtttacaaattttatacgCACctgtcaaattttatttaaaaaacaattagatCCTCTTATTGGCAGCAGAAGCATCAGCACgtctaataaactttaaagatcgtTATACTCATGTTAGACCTCTTTTATTGGAAATGAATGTTATTAATATGtatcaactaaatgtttttaatgttctttgctTTATGTAAAGCGAAAAACATAACTCAAAATTTATAGGCAACAAAACCGAAAAACAATTTGACCTAAGAAATGACAATCTTATTCATCAACATTTTTCTCATACAGATTTTAATGGTATTATTTTGTGAACGGTATTATTGTAAACAGTATGTTATTGTATTCTTTAAATACctggttaaatttttattatatttttaaacggtttttggTGACAGGATCTTACGATCCTCTTCGAGTTTACGTgttcttaactttttatatacaaCGGCATTTTACCAGAATATATAGTAATAAggacaaacaaaaagaatatatatatatatgtatatatatatatatatatatatatatatatatatatatataatatatatatatatatatatatatatatatatatatatatatatatatatatatatatatatatatatatatatatattaggggtgcACTGATGCATCGACCATTTAGCCGATGCATCGGCATCGGCCTTGATAACCATTGGCCAATGCcgattgttttgaaatttttgaaattttattttcgattCTGTGTTTCTATATATCCAAACATAGAATTACGCcataaacataaatacaatGTATAAGtctaacttattaataataagttattatataggcATATATGCAACcactaaactaaaaatttttgagtGCTATTAACAGGGCTCTCTACTTTTTTAGAGTTTTCTTATAATTTAGtacattaattatataacttatggATCCAAAACTCtacaaagaagtttaaaatcaagaaatgcacatttaaaaaatataaacataaaatataacatatttaaaacataatagaCCAACTTGCgtcatgttaaaaataaatataaatttttattatgttatgaaaagtaataaaatatgttatataaaactGTGAAtctattattagtaatattatttttttgttttcgtttcTCCAAAAAATTCCCAATTCGCATGCACAAAAGCTGGATTTTCTCCATGTTCTGCAGTTAGTCGGGACCGTGTCGATTCATAAATATTTCCCCCAGTACTAAACAATCTTTCACTGAACACAGAAGAAGGCGGAGCTCCTAAATATTTTTAGGCAAGGTATGAGAGGTCTAAAATATTGTTGCTACTAGGGTGTTTCTTTATAcatgtatttttgtaatttcccCACCATTTATATGGACATTCTTTTTGATGCAGATTAGGCAGTGATAATTAAAAGTGTATTTCATCAGTTCTAAAAGAAAcgtaagtaaacaaaaaatataaaaactaaactaaaatgtaaagtacgaatttttattattaaaagttgttaaatattaatgaatattagtaatattattttatttcattttattttttaatttttatttgtttatgataatttagaatttagttttatctataataatttattataaattagaaaagaacaaaaagttaacaaagttcttatttaaaaaaatcattttaacttacgttttttcctttttctctaaataaatttgtgcctctgttgaaagttttttacaGTTCTTTacttttgttgattttgttAATTCAGTGTCAAGAGGTGCTTTTGAAACTTGATAGAAATTGTATATGTTTtctgccatttttaatttttcgagtGGAGAGCTAGGTTCTTGGGTTGATTCAGatgaagtttttgtttcattatcTGATTGAGTTAAGTTGTCGGTAGTTAAAAGGCAATCTgtaatatcagttttatttagGTTCATGTATTTCtcttaaatatttgattttattgtgtCTTTCTCCTCATCTGATATGGCATAACTAAGTTTGAATCTTGGATCTAAAACTGTAGACATGTtcaagtttttgttatatttatagctGGAAAACCTTgagataaaatcttttttcaactcttctattatagtttttatttcacCTGCATTTTTTGAAGCATAGGCTAGGTACGCTTCCATTGAAACTATAAATGGAATAATTTGAGACACTGATGCCCTAATTTCACTCATCTCTAGTGTAGCCACctcaaaatgctttaaaactaagATAGCGTCTCAGCTAATAACCATTGGTCTTCATTAAGATTAGAGGCATTACACTTAtgatttctaataaaaaataatgttagtgAAGTTTTTTGTTCAACTTTCTAGCATGTAAAGTGTCGAGTTCCATATTGTTACTACATCTTGTATAAGTGAATGTTGTGGTAACTTTAGCTGTTGTTGAATTTCATGTAGCATATCCATGGAAGATGAAGAATGATGAAAGCGTGTGACAATTTTTCTAGACTTAGCTATAAGATCATTTACAATTGTTTGCTGTTTGAAAAGCTTATCGGTTATACAAAGCTAAAGAGTGTGGATTACACAACttagagaatttttttctaaaccagCTTCTTTTATGGCTAATTTCATATTAGCAGTATTGTCAGAGAGGACAAAGTACACTTTGTTAGTTGGTATTTTCCATTCATTTAAAGAgtcttttagaaattttgataTCTTTACACCTGTATGAGAgcctgttatttttttaagttgtagcACAGCTGTCATAGAATTAAACTCTGAGTTTATCCAGTGTGCTGTTAATGAATAAAAGCTTTGATCATTGTGATGTGTAGTCCATCCGTCAGTGgtaaaactcaaaaaatctgCTTTTGCTACATCATTCATAGCttgtattttcattttttcataaattaaaggAACAACTGTTTCAGTCATATGTTTCTAGAGGGCATGGTATACCTTGGTTCAAGAtgcataattagttttttaaatccttGATCTGTAACTAAAGAATACGGCTGAATGTCTACACATATCATTTCTCCGATAAGCATAGTTATTTTTTGAGCTCTTTGTTCACTTGAAGTCCATTTCCTATGCTTATTAATAGTTTCCTCAAGCTTAGATTGATGTTTTTGATCTAGAATAACTGTAACACTGTTGCTAACTGATACTTTGCTATTATCATTCTCTTTACTGGTTGAAGTAGatgcaataacatttttttttctgtgttaatttttttgaaacattttagaTCTTCTACTTTCtggaaaacttttatatgttttgctTTCATATGCCCTCTTAAATTAGATGTTGTCATTTTTTTTGCCAGATGTTCCTCCTCTTGATATTTTCATCTATTTCATGCTTTTGAGCgattattttcatcaatatcaaaatagtcccaGATTGGACTTTTCGATGCTTTACTCATTGAttctttaattctaatttaataatatctCTAAACTTAATTCTAcgttaagaaagaaaagtttttatttcatcgcgcactgtttttataaaagagtagaacaaaagagaaagaaaagttaaacTTGAATTGAATTGAATGAATAACAttgtatagaatttttttttttttgcgtcgtttcttccttttttagattaatagagaaataaaagtttaattgaaacaatactttgaataaatgggaactggaagagaaaattgctgtAATAGCGTTTAatagataaacatttaaaataagtattgttttatattttaacttcgtaaaaacatttgctaaaaacttgCCATTTATTAGAAGTAACGGCATTAAAATCTTCCAttcattctttataaaatacaaaatcgTTCTAATTCGAACAAAATGAcgaaagtaaatatttataaaacgaGCTTTACAATTGAAGTAATTGCTCTAATTGTCAagagaacaataaaaaaataaatggaaaataaacttcaacaataaaaatttcaaaatgttgctTTCATCGTCATATGAATGGAATGTAGCATTTCCATTCAGGTTTTAATTTCCATCATATATCCAGTTTCAGGGCCGAAGCCGATGCATCGGCATCGGCCTGTACCTATCGGCATCGACATCGGCCAAAAGTAGGCATCGGTgcacccctaatatatatatatatatatatatatatatatatatatatatataatatatatatatatatatatatatatatatacatatatacatatatatatttatatatatacatatatatatatttatatatatatacatatatatatatatatatatatatatatatatatatatatatatatatacatatatatatatatatatatatatatatatatatatatatatatatatatatatatatatatatatatatatatatatatatatatatatatatatatatatatatatatatagtagtgtGCAAAAGTAACCGGACAAGAGCATAACTTgagataacttttgaatgaaaagTCCaacttctttcaaatttttactaaaatatcaaaaaattgataacaaatCTAAATACAAAtgaatttttactaaatctaagcAATCTAAtcttaaaagttcatttaattaaatatgcgCGTGCAAAAGTAtccagacaaaaaaaaaacttgaattagatttttattttaaacatttttaaaattgacaatgctttattttaaagtaaattgcTTTAGCACAGAGGTCGAAACGTTTTAAACTGGGCTAACTTGAATCGAGATTGTATCGGTCCTATCCATTTGAAGACCACACGGGTAAAACCACatgtccactttttgaaaatttcaagttttacatatttttatgatattttagtaCTAAGctattttagtttgaaaattcataacaaaaaaattatgttttaaggGCAACTTTGAAACAACCACAGTTGTCCAATGTTTACCGCGTGAAAAACGCAGTTGTCcgtgttatttatatttaaaccaataataataaaagcctAAGTCACATGACTAACTTTTGTCCTTAAGAAAATTACGTCggataaagatatataatatatatatatatatatatatatatatatatatatatatatatatatatatatatatatatatatatatatatatatatatatatatatatatacatatatataatatatttatatatatatatatatatatatatatatatatatatataaatatatatatatatatatatataaatatatatatatacatatatatatatacatatatgtatatatatatatacatatatatatatatatatatatatatatatatatatatatatatatatatatatatatatgatatatatatatatatatatatatatatatatatatatatatatatata
This window contains:
- the LOC136083762 gene encoding uncharacterized protein LOC136083762, producing MEANLEVMISNLNKCSDGIKAIIETTEIMESEFLVGKSPLFKTEDNFLSLASSGSSDCLLYCVLFSLPSAEGANYIARYFEFGSLSGCYHNLIHAKLKVKFEINSVLPYQVYTSQDVESHSKRQDNLYQKQKPHGRKTPIFSKNKFYDRQISNNKSSIQKLFNQIKPHIESKSSKCLFILCYSMYKIQKWSTSNASDNKRFFLYSDGENDYWEKLLLDYRCVRDDNGKVFSYKLEQSNNLTLEEQIYILTSIPNDHFWSWCNQISTNVKFEQRLPTCTRYVPASPRNRIIQACCYREDPGKIVLALLEVLLGKNDITIPYAKEKKVSMGKIDAVVPCDKKQSKTYGHRKRPFNKISIDMSSPIISSNEVEELQYSTDKLPFLQNTSSVQLNLFQYYCGQLFNHGVLKWRYIDEATHIVLMKDYDSDTGDFLWIDLFDDVTGLWKFGFSAPSKQQVDQDPFSPRLVGELNKRIQWIHNQSVYPSMVFANVELDGLPMLIQKENFSRMAHPIYIQTEVLY